Sequence from the Egibacter rhizosphaerae genome:
GCCGCGCATCGATGCGGAACCACGCACGCAGCGGGCGTTGCCCCTCGTCGGTCTCGAGAACCTCGACGGCCTTGATCTCGTCCTGCCATTCCGGATATCGCTCCAGATCGGTGACGACATCGAAGACCTCCTCGAGCGCGGCAGCGACGAGGATCGAGTCGTGCACGGCGTTGCTCACGGTGCCGTCCTCCGCGGGCAGGTGGCGGGTCGGCCGCCAAGCGGACCGAGCCGCATCCTACGTGCGGTATCGCGGCCGCGTCAGGCGGCGCTCCCGTCCGCGGCGCTCGTGACCGAACCGGCGGCCACGAAGCCGCCGAGCAGCGCGAGGATCACGACCGCGACGACCACCCAGAGCAGCATCCGTCCGCCCAGCAACGGTCGCGCCCCGTAGGGCAGACCGAGCAGGTCGACGATGCTGCCGACCCAGAGCACGAACGCGCCGAGGAGCAGGGGTGCGGCGGCCGGACCGGCCCCGGCCCCGGCCCCGAGCAGCAGCGCGCCACCGGCGGCCCACAGACAGAAGAGGACCGCCCTCGCCACGCCCGTGCCCGTCTGACCCACCGCGACGTGCCCCATCCCCGGGATGAGACAGCTGGCCAGGAGCGCCCCGATCGTGACGCGGGGCGGTCCCTCGCTGCCCCCTTTGAGGCTCTGGGCGAAGGACGCGGCGCATCCGGTGCAGCGGTCCTCGATGATCGGGTTCGCGAGACCGCAGGTGGGGCAGTCCCATTCCAGACCCTGCCCACCCGATCGCACGATCGCGGCACTGGGGCCGGCGGCCTGAGCGGGGTTCGGGGCCGAGTCCTGGCGGGCGGAGGCCGGGGGGTCGGCCGCCGTGGGCTCCGTCGGCACGGGGTCCGCCGGCGTCGCACTCGCCCCCGCGACGCCGGTGGGTACCGCGGCGGCGCCGGGCGACGGCTGCATGCTGGCCAAGCAGAGGGTGCACCACGCTGCGTCCCCCCGGTTCGCGGCACCACAACTGGGACAGCGCATCAGTCACCCTCGTCGATCTCGGAGCTCATGGCCCGACCTGACCCCGTGCGTGCAGGCTCGTTCGTGCGCGCTGCCCGGTGTGCCCGCACGCCCTCCTCGAACGCGGCGATGGCGTCCTGCTGGTCCTCGAGCAGCGCGGCGGACGGCTCCTGCCCGGGATACCGACCCGACTCGAGCAGGTCCTTGAGGGCGTGCAGGCCGGCCCGTACGGCCGCCCGATGGGCGTCCTGCGTCCGCCCGGGCGAACCGTGCCGCACCACCGCGTGGAGCAGCCAGTGCACGGTGACACCGTCGGGCTCGTCCAGGTAGTACCACTCTGCCGTCCCGACCAGGTCACCGCGGACGCTGAAGTCGATGCCGAGATCCGGGCGAACCTTCGTCGGCTGCAACCACACTCGCTGCACCCGCGCACGCCCCCACCGGAGCGGGTCGGTGAGCCGTGGGTGCCCGCCGGCGCGCAGCAGCAGCTGGGCGCCACCGGCAGCGGGCCGCGCACGGCACCCGGGCCACCAGGCCCCGTACCCGGCGACGTCGAGCAGGTACGGGTGCACGTCGCGCCGCCGTGCCCGAACGAACACGTCGTCGCTGGTCTCGATCCGTCGGGACGACATCGTGGTCAGGATATCGGCCGCACACGCGACCTCCTGTAGGCCATCCGAGGCACTAGTACCCGGCCACGAGGGCGATCGCCAGGACGGCCACGCCCACGCCCACGGCCACGCGGGCACGCGGACGCGCGCGCAGCGCGGTGGTGGTCCAGAGGAGGGTGATGAGCGCTCCGGCGACGAGCCCGCCGAGGTGCGCCTCCCACGCGATGTTCGGGACGAACAGCGGGAGGGCGAGGTTGATGCCGAGCAACAACAGCAGCTGTTGGAGCCCTGCTCGGCCCTGCCGCGTGTGGCGGTTGCGGTACATGGCGACGATCCAGGCCCCGAACAGCCCGAAGATCGCGCCCGACGCCCCGACGGCCGGTGTGGGGCCGAGGGGGTCGAGGAGGAAGTAGAGCGCCCCGCCCGAGAGCCCGCTGGCCGCGTAGAGGGCGAGGAACGAGGGCGTCCCGACCTCGCGCTCGAGCTCGCCGCCGAAGATCCACAGGGCGAACATGTTGAAGAGGATGTGCGGGATGCCGGCGTGCAGGAACATCGACGTGGGAAGGCGCCAGAGCTGTCCGTCGGCGACCCCGGGGTTCCACTGCGCGCCGAGCTCGAACAGCACCGTGCGGGGCTCTGGAAGGCCGATGAACGGCAGCAGGAACGTGACCGCGAAGATCCCCACGCACACGCCGAGGATCGTCACCGTCGCGCGGGCGCTGCGGCGCCTGAGCTGGGCGAGGCTCTCACGCGTGTACGTCGCCTGGCGACCCCGCTCGGCCACGCAGTCGGGACACAACTGGCCGACCGAGGCCGGCTCCGTGCACTCCACGCAGATCGGTCGCCCGCACGAGGTGCACGACAGCCGCGTCTCACGGTCCGAATGGCGGTAGCAGACCGCCGGCGGCGGCGACGACGACGCGCTCTCGCTCATTCGGCCACGGTAGCGGCACCGCGAGGCTCACTGCTCGTAGAGCCCCTCGATCTCGTCGGCGAAGTGCTGGACCACGTTGTTTCGTCGCAGCTTCAGCGTGGGGGTCAGCTCCTCGTTCTCCTGGGTGAAGTCGCGCTCGAGGATCCTCGTCTTGCGGATCGTCTCGGCCTTGCTGACCGCCGCATTCGCGTGCTCGACCGCCTTGTCGATCTCGGCACGGACCGCCTCGTGCCCGGCGAGCTCCGCGGTGGAGCCCTCGAGCCCGCGCTCGCTCGCGAACGAGGCGAGCTCCTCGGCGTCGAGCGTGACGAGCGCGGCGACGAACGGCCGGTTGTCACCGACCACCATCGCCTGGGAGACGAGCGCGTGGGCCTTCAGGCGCTCCTCGAGGACCGCGGGCGCGACGTTCTTGCCCCCGGCGGTGACGATGATCTCCTTCTTGCGCCCGGTGATGGCGAGGAAGCCGTCCTCGTCCAGCTCGCCCAGGTCACCGCTGTGGAACCAGCCGTCCTCGTCGAGGACATCGCGGGTGGCCTCGTCATTGTTGAAGTAGCCGGGGAAGACGTTGCCCCCGCGGATCAGCACCTCGCCGTCGTCCGCGACCGACACCTCCACACCGGGCAACGGCACGCCGACGGTCCCGATCCGCATCTGGTCGGGGCTGTTGACCGTCGCCGGGGCGGTGGTCTCGGTGAGCCCGTACCCCTCCAGGATCGTGATGCCCGCAGCGTTGAAGAAGTGCGCGAGATGCGGCGCCAGCGGTGCTCCGCCGGAGACGCAGTGGTTCACCTGACCGCCCATGGCGTCGCGCAGCTTGGAGTAGACGAGCTTGTCGGCGAAGCCGTGCTGCGCACTCGTGAGCAGGCCCGGACTGCGACCGGCATCCACGGCCTCGGACCACTTGTAGGCGACCTGCACGGCCCAGTCGAAGATCTTGCGCTTGACGCCCGTCGCCTTGCGTTGCGCCCCGTTGAACACCTTCTCGAACACGCGGGGCACGGCGAGCAGGAACGTGGGCCGGAACGACGGCAGGTCCTCGATGAGCGTGTCGCTGCTGCGGGCGTACCCCATGGGGACATTGGCCTGTAGGAACAGGTACTGGACCAACCGCGCGAACACGTGCGCGAGGGGCAGGAACAGCAGGGTGCTGTCTTCCTTCTTGAGCATCGACTGCAGCACCACACCCGATTGCTCCGCGGTCCACAGCATGTTGTGGTGCGTGAGCATGCAACCCTTGGGGTTGCCGGTGGTGCCCGACGTGTAGATCAGGCTGAACAGATCGTCGCCGGTGCGCGTGGCGGCGCGCTCGCGCACCCCGGCGCGCTCGGTGTCACCGGCGCGCTCGGCCAGGGCGTCGAGGCCGCCGTCGTCGAAGACGAACACCTCCCCGAGCCCGGGCGCCTGCGAGCGAGCCTGGTCGAGGACCTTGGCGAAGTCCGCGTTCGACGCGAAGGCCAGCTTCGCCCCCGAGTCCTCCAGGATCCACGCGGTCTGATCCACCGAACTCGTCTCGTAGATCGGCACCGTGACGCCACCAGCGGCGAGGATGGCGAGGTCGGCGATCGTCCATTCGACGCGTGTCGGGCTGAGGAGCGCGACGCGGTCGCCGGGCTCGACGCCCGCGGCCATGAGGCCGGCGGCGATGGCCTCGACCCGCTCGGCGAGCTGCGGCCACGTGAGACCCTGCCAACCGCCGTCCTCGTAGAAGCGGAGAATCTGGCGCTGATCCCCGGCGTCAGCGCGCTCCCAGAGCGTCGAGACGAGGTTGCGCTCCTTGGGGACCTCCACGGGGGTGGGCCCGTTCGCGGTGCGCTGCACCATGGCGACTCCTCCTCGGGTTTTCGGGCGGTGGGTCGGCTCGAACCTCCGGAGCCCTTCCACGCTGATACGGCCCCGTCGCGCCAGTTTACTGGGCGTGAGCGACCCGTGAACAGGGTGCGGCGTGTGCCTCCCACCGTTACCGGTCGGCCTCGGCGAGAAACGCCCGCACCGGCCCGAGCCACGCCTGCGGCGCGTCGAGCTGGGGTGTGTGTCCACCCGGCACGACGACCCGCCGTGCCCCCGGGATGAGCCCCGCGAGCAGGCGCTGATCGGGCTCCGGCCAGATGTCCTCGTGCTCGCCGTGCAGGATCAGGGTGGGGACCTCGAAACCACACAGCAACGCGCGCAGGGGGGTCGCGGTCACCAGGGCCCGTGCCTCGCCGATCACGGCTCCCGGCTCGAGTTCGTGGAACCGACGGCGGTCGAACGTCTCGCGGGCGGGGTCCGGCGCGCCTGCAGCCCGCGCCGCGGCGCGCCGGGACCGCTCGTGCCAGCCCGCGGCGAGACCGTCGCGCCGGACCGCTGTCGCGATCGCCTCGAGTCCCTCGATCGCCTCGTCGGCCGGCGCGCCGGCACCCGTGTCGGCGAGCACGAGCGCTCGCAAACGGGTACTGGCGATGTCGGCGACGCGTTGGGTGACGAGGCCTCCCAGTGAGTGCCCCAGCAAGTGGAACCGCTCCCAGCCCAGGGACCCGGCCGCACCGAGCACCCAGCCGGCCAGTGCGGGGAGATCGTAGGCCTCGGGACGTCGGGGCCCGGGCGAATCCCCGTGCCCCGGCAGATCGATCGCCACCACGATGCGGTCCGCCGCGAGGCCGGGTAGGACCGCGTCGAAATCCTCCTTCGAGCCGGTGAAGCCGTGGACGAGCAGCAGGGGAGCGACGCGCCGTTGCCGACCACCGGTTGGCCGGGCCGCGACGTACGCCAGCGGGCGGCCGTCGACCCACACGACGGACGGGGAGGCATCGGAGCGTGTCACCGAGGCCGGAGCCTAGGGGTGCGCTCCGACCATCGCGACGATGACTACGCTGGCGCGAGGTGCCCCGATCCACCCGACACCGTCAAGGAGACCGTCGTGCCGTCCGTCGTCCCGACCGAGGGCTGGGGAGTCCTGCACCTGTTCTTCCACGTGCGCCGCGAGCTGCTGGAGGGCGCCCAGGGGGCCGCGCGCGACTTCGCCGGGCGCCTGAAG
This genomic interval carries:
- a CDS encoding rhomboid family intramembrane serine protease, translated to MSESASSSPPPAVCYRHSDRETRLSCTSCGRPICVECTEPASVGQLCPDCVAERGRQATYTRESLAQLRRRSARATVTILGVCVGIFAVTFLLPFIGLPEPRTVLFELGAQWNPGVADGQLWRLPTSMFLHAGIPHILFNMFALWIFGGELEREVGTPSFLALYAASGLSGGALYFLLDPLGPTPAVGASGAIFGLFGAWIVAMYRNRHTRQGRAGLQQLLLLLGINLALPLFVPNIAWEAHLGGLVAGALITLLWTTTALRARPRARVAVGVGVAVLAIALVAGY
- a CDS encoding AMP-dependent synthetase/ligase yields the protein MVQRTANGPTPVEVPKERNLVSTLWERADAGDQRQILRFYEDGGWQGLTWPQLAERVEAIAAGLMAAGVEPGDRVALLSPTRVEWTIADLAILAAGGVTVPIYETSSVDQTAWILEDSGAKLAFASNADFAKVLDQARSQAPGLGEVFVFDDGGLDALAERAGDTERAGVRERAATRTGDDLFSLIYTSGTTGNPKGCMLTHHNMLWTAEQSGVVLQSMLKKEDSTLLFLPLAHVFARLVQYLFLQANVPMGYARSSDTLIEDLPSFRPTFLLAVPRVFEKVFNGAQRKATGVKRKIFDWAVQVAYKWSEAVDAGRSPGLLTSAQHGFADKLVYSKLRDAMGGQVNHCVSGGAPLAPHLAHFFNAAGITILEGYGLTETTAPATVNSPDQMRIGTVGVPLPGVEVSVADDGEVLIRGGNVFPGYFNNDEATRDVLDEDGWFHSGDLGELDEDGFLAITGRKKEIIVTAGGKNVAPAVLEERLKAHALVSQAMVVGDNRPFVAALVTLDAEELASFASERGLEGSTAELAGHEAVRAEIDKAVEHANAAVSKAETIRKTRILERDFTQENEELTPTLKLRRNNVVQHFADEIEGLYEQ
- a CDS encoding alpha/beta fold hydrolase codes for the protein MTRSDASPSVVWVDGRPLAYVAARPTGGRQRRVAPLLLVHGFTGSKEDFDAVLPGLAADRIVVAIDLPGHGDSPGPRRPEAYDLPALAGWVLGAAGSLGWERFHLLGHSLGGLVTQRVADIASTRLRALVLADTGAGAPADEAIEGLEAIATAVRRDGLAAGWHERSRRAAARAAGAPDPARETFDRRRFHELEPGAVIGEARALVTATPLRALLCGFEVPTLILHGEHEDIWPEPDQRLLAGLIPGARRVVVPGGHTPQLDAPQAWLGPVRAFLAEADR